From Rutidosis leptorrhynchoides isolate AG116_Rl617_1_P2 chromosome 3, CSIRO_AGI_Rlap_v1, whole genome shotgun sequence, a single genomic window includes:
- the LOC139898636 gene encoding uncharacterized protein has product MQIDSSMEKKKPIEHLRVTQSDSDRVTGLSIPSQPPEAFHSFYEEFSIKGIRVDRFQPGFVSCSFTVPPRLTDRNGNLAVGAIASLVDEIGASVLYEPDVPMNVSVDMSISYLSTAKLNDELEISSKLLGGKGAYNGTLVVVKNKATGDVIAEGRHSLFCRTRSKI; this is encoded by the exons ATGCAAATCGATTCGTCGATGGAGAAAAAGAAGCCGATAGAACATCTCCGAGTAACTCAGTCAGATTCCGACAGAGTCACGGGACTCAGCATCCCTTCCCAACCACCTGAAGCTTTCCACAGCTTTTATGAAGAATTCAGCATCAAAGGAATACGAGTTGACCGATTCCAACCCGGTTTCGTCTCTTGCTCTTTCACAGTCCCTCCTCGCCTTACT GATAGGAATGGGAATCTGGCTGTCGGGGCAATTGCGAGTTTAGTAGACGAGATTGGCGCGAGTGTTTTGTATGAACCAGACGTACCTATGAATGTATCAGTAGACATGTCTATTTCATACCTTTCTACTGCCAAGCTCAAT GATGAGTTGGAGATTAGTTCAAAGCTTCTGGGTGGAAAAGGGGCGTATAACGGAACTCTTGTTGTTGTGAAGAACAAAGCAACAGGAGACGTGATTGCTGAAGGACGACATTCGCTATTTTGTAGAACTAGAAGCAAAATTTGA